From a single Pseudophryne corroboree isolate aPseCor3 chromosome 6, aPseCor3.hap2, whole genome shotgun sequence genomic region:
- the LOC134934056 gene encoding olfactory receptor 11L1-like, with product MNEQNISYVFLLGFPNLLTLNSLLFLFLLLIYCVTICGNVIIIFIVLASKVLHSPMYFFITQVSVLDLLMTTNILPNLLHIVLHDGGTMSLAACLIQFYVFANCETSECFILTVMSYDRYLAICNPLRYNAIINKAFCGKYVIASWLLSFFVLLVNEIDIYNLSFCGPNVIDHFFCDFLPILELSCSDTSLIQIQATLFGIIIVICPFTIIIVSYMYIITTILSIRSITGRQKAFSTCSSHLTVVCIYFGTIFSVYVVSSKGQLLEASKALSLFYTVVTPLVNPFIYSLRNKDFKGAFESLKHN from the coding sequence ATGAATGAGCAGAATATATCTTATGTCTTTCTCTTGGGATTTCCAAATCTTCTCACCCTGAACAGTTTATTGTTCTTGTTCCTGCTCCTCATTTACTGTGTCACCATATGTGGCAatgttattatcatatttatagttTTAGCGAGCAAAGTTCTCCACTCTCCTATGTATTTTTTCATCACACAAGTATCTGTACTGGACCTTCTAATGACCACGAACATTCTCCCTAACTTGCTTCACATTGTCCTACATGATGGTGGCACCATGTCTCTTGCTGCCTGTTTAATACAGTTTTATGTGTTTGCCAACTGTGAGACATCAGAGTGTTTCATCCTAACAGTGATGTCTTATGACCGATATCTGGCTATCTGTAACCCACTGCGATATAACGCTATCATCAACAAAGCATTCTGTGGAAAATATGTCATTGCATCATGGTTATTAAGTTTCTTCGTGTTGTTGGTGAATGAAATAGATATTTATAATTTGAGCTTCTGTGGACCGAACGTTATTGACCATTTCTTCTGTGATTTTCTTCCTATTCTAGAGCTTTCTTGTTCAGATACATCACTTATTCAAATTCAAGCAACTTTATTTGGAATTATTATTGTCATCTGTCCATTTACCATCATTATTGTTTCTTATATGTATATCATCACCACCATCCTAAGCATACGCTCTATCACTGGGAgacagaaagccttctccacctgcagctcccacctgactgttgtgtgtatatattttgGTACTATCTTTTCTGTGTATGTGGTTTCATCAAAAGGACAATTATTGGAggccagcaaagcattatcactgtttTATACTGTGGTGACCCCATTGGTTAATCCATTCATATACAGCCTGAGGAACAAAGACTTCAAGGgagcttttgaaagtcttaaacatAATTAG